The Ignavibacteria bacterium genome contains a region encoding:
- a CDS encoding amino acid adenylation domain-containing protein, translating to MNNENEQKEIEAIYPLTYLQEGMLYHCIFNSDPELYFEQTTCRLKGLLNIDAFKAAWQEVVRRHAILRTSFVWKNTEQMMQVVLKTVSLPFRLLDWAALSKDEQHNKLKNLLREYKKHGFKLHSAPLLNVTVIKLSEWESQFIFNHHHLIIDAWSQSILLKELFQFYEGFCRSENIRLEAPRPFRDFVMWLRNKKDNKSEEYWRRYLKGFHHPASLPFEEQNPSGDGRYEHEFSFLPPEFTLRLNEFARSLGVTLSTVLQCAWALLLNRFNEDDDVVFGMTTAGRPPEFEKIESIIGLFINTIPVRIRFKTDETVRELLRRIQSEFLESREFEHSSLVRIHASSELPGDTPLFRSIFVFENVPQEKKFTEQIGSLKISDITTSSKTNFPLVLVALPGEKISVGFAYNTNLFTAEAIKTILGYMINILHSVLKNPERKVSSLSILSEEEQKKIITGLNPGYNPGAEARLLHGMFERQALLAPQNPALTFEKRTLSYIELNEEANRLANYLIQKGVHIEDFIGLYMDRSPEMIIGILGILKTGAAYVPLDPNYPVDRINYILHDAGVKFLVTKEELLNKLALAPENVVCLDKDKSVISAFSRENPDTPASYENAAYVIYTSGSTGKPKGVVVTHFGTFNLLENMKQSWGINSNSRIMQFASIGFDASLPEIFLALTSGAQLFIAPQEALSSVEKITEFISDNRISLVTLPPSLLSILPKESLPPEATVVSAGEACPWDIAEKFSNREKFFNAYGPTEVTVCCCWNEYNNPEAAGSASNSQSLTFPVGKPFPNVRIYILDRFMNPVPQGVMGEIFVSGPGLARGYLGRPDMTAEKFVPDPYSSQQGMRLYKTGDMGRYLPDGKIEFLGRNDSQVKIRGFRIELHEIEAALMSLDEIRNAVVLAKESRSGEKFLSAYLICREENRYTNSGIRALLSQKLPDYMLPSEYNFLDAFPLTANGKIDRQGLLKVSPDNKTFEARKKPLNRLEELLRMIWAEVLDLPDVDTESNFFDLGGHSLKAARIISRIRKVIGADISLRELFNNPTISLLAEVIEKSSDAAVKNHQEAQIEKSKKRKTNSKKFELSFAQKRLWFLEEMAPGEVIFNLPLALRLEGEINIEAFKASLLEIVKRHESLRTVFLSANGQPFQMVRDVEDIGLKYMDLSHMEKSLAELELQKIASTELNKRFMISEEFSFRFILVKIAGKENVLLTIMHHIITDGWSMTIFIQELIHFYKSFTGQNVLPLPELPLQYADYAEWQREWFTDEVARGQLEYWKNELEGIKPLLELPTDFPRAKVQSFNGAAEKFIINRRLEQKLRDFCMRESVTPYIALLSVFQILLARLCDSTDIVVGSPVANRTRHETEKLIGFFVNTVVMRAAFNGKTGFRDAVSNNRTKVLGAFAHQDLPFEQLVEKLQPGRSLSYAPVFQAAFVFQNFASSKYELPGLKAELLEIESARTEYDLTLTISEEYDGELTAYWEYNTGLFKKSTALRMIGYFNTLLENLLENPEKSIWDIPILSAVESYYMLKEWNSNKNSIPYDCCINHVFEKTASKYAEKIAVTYSDIVDSRITTAGITYKELNERANRLANYLRRKGLKIEDNVAISLPRSVSLVVAILAVLKAGGVFIPLDPTYPKERLAFMLEDSRTKYLITTEEIALEQYTAFKGNIIEPDREEALISSENTKNPGTKLFPDNLVYIIYTSGSTGRPKGAMLSHKGLCNLWIFQHVLGVNRYSRVLQFASSSFDASIWELVMALLSGARLDLIPQALVSSPEDIAKVIKTIGTTIVTLPPSIMARLPEKNEKGENLLSGIKTLITAGEKIPVELANYFSGRVRLINGYGPTETTVCSTLHHCNEKYNYIVPIGRPIYNCEVYVLDSHMNPVPVGVPGELYIGGVGLSRGYIFNPGLTAAKFVPNPFSPSKTGARLYKSGDLVKYNENGILEFIGRIDSQVKIHGLRIELGEIEAVMLEHPNILQAAVRLFENNSSEGQLAGYLVPRNKEAVPANELRKFLRRKLPEYMVPSIFIALPEFPLTKSRKIDYRALPSPDSANITCEDTYVGPQTETERKLAEIAVQLLNIDRIGIHDNFFERGGHSLLVTRFVSMIRDELNADIPLRAIFENPTISEISTLISQQNINEAHEKVQKTSRGEESILDLIREIENLPENNGEELLGERE from the coding sequence ATGAATAACGAAAATGAACAAAAAGAAATTGAAGCAATATACCCGCTGACTTATCTTCAGGAAGGAATGCTCTACCATTGCATCTTTAATTCTGACCCTGAATTATATTTTGAACAGACTACATGCCGCCTTAAAGGCCTCCTAAACATTGACGCATTTAAGGCCGCCTGGCAGGAAGTGGTAAGGCGCCACGCAATTTTAAGAACATCTTTTGTATGGAAAAATACTGAGCAGATGATGCAGGTGGTGCTTAAAACTGTTTCACTCCCTTTCCGGCTCCTGGATTGGGCCGCGCTTTCAAAGGATGAGCAGCATAATAAATTAAAAAACCTCCTTCGTGAGTATAAAAAACACGGCTTTAAGCTGCATTCCGCTCCCTTGCTGAACGTAACCGTAATAAAGCTCTCTGAATGGGAATCTCAGTTCATCTTTAACCATCACCATCTGATCATCGATGCCTGGTCCCAGTCTATACTCCTTAAAGAGCTGTTTCAATTCTATGAGGGATTTTGCAGGTCCGAAAACATCCGCCTGGAGGCCCCAAGACCGTTCCGCGATTTCGTGATGTGGCTCAGGAATAAAAAGGATAATAAAAGTGAGGAATACTGGAGAAGATATCTAAAAGGCTTTCACCATCCGGCATCGCTTCCTTTTGAGGAACAAAATCCTTCAGGTGACGGCAGATATGAACATGAATTTTCTTTTCTGCCCCCGGAATTTACCCTTAGGCTGAATGAATTTGCCCGCAGCCTGGGCGTTACCCTCAGCACCGTATTGCAATGTGCCTGGGCTCTGCTCCTGAACAGGTTTAATGAGGACGATGATGTTGTCTTTGGTATGACTACAGCCGGCAGGCCGCCTGAATTCGAAAAAATAGAGTCAATTATTGGCCTGTTTATAAATACAATCCCCGTCCGCATCCGCTTTAAGACGGATGAAACCGTGCGTGAATTGCTCAGGAGAATCCAGTCCGAATTCCTGGAATCCAGAGAATTTGAGCATTCCTCACTGGTCCGTATCCATGCCTCAAGTGAACTCCCGGGGGATACCCCATTGTTCAGAAGCATCTTTGTGTTCGAAAATGTCCCCCAGGAAAAAAAGTTTACAGAACAGATCGGTTCTCTGAAAATTTCAGATATCACAACCAGCTCAAAAACAAATTTTCCTCTCGTCCTTGTTGCCCTGCCGGGTGAGAAAATCTCAGTGGGCTTTGCCTACAATACAAATTTATTTACGGCTGAGGCAATAAAAACCATTCTGGGCTACATGATAAATATCCTCCATTCAGTCCTCAAAAACCCGGAGAGGAAAGTAAGCAGCCTTTCTATCCTCAGTGAAGAAGAACAGAAGAAAATTATAACGGGCCTTAATCCCGGTTACAATCCCGGAGCAGAAGCCCGCTTACTGCACGGAATGTTTGAACGCCAGGCTTTACTTGCGCCTCAAAACCCTGCTCTTACTTTTGAAAAAAGAACACTCAGCTATATTGAACTAAACGAAGAAGCAAACAGGCTGGCAAATTACCTTATTCAAAAGGGTGTTCACATAGAAGACTTTATTGGACTCTACATGGACAGATCCCCCGAAATGATAATTGGAATATTGGGAATACTTAAAACAGGGGCGGCTTACGTGCCGCTCGATCCCAATTATCCGGTAGACCGGATAAATTATATCCTCCATGATGCCGGTGTTAAATTCCTCGTTACAAAAGAAGAGCTGCTGAATAAACTTGCTTTAGCTCCTGAAAACGTAGTCTGCCTCGATAAAGATAAAAGCGTAATCTCGGCTTTTAGCCGTGAAAACCCTGACACTCCTGCCTCATATGAAAACGCGGCATACGTTATCTATACTTCAGGCTCAACCGGAAAACCTAAAGGCGTTGTTGTAACACACTTTGGAACCTTCAACCTCCTGGAGAACATGAAGCAAAGCTGGGGAATAAATTCCAACAGCAGAATTATGCAGTTCGCCTCCATAGGTTTTGATGCCTCCTTGCCTGAGATCTTCCTCGCACTGACAAGCGGGGCACAGCTATTTATTGCTCCTCAGGAGGCCTTGTCTTCAGTAGAAAAAATTACGGAATTTATTTCTGACAACAGGATAAGCCTTGTTACATTGCCCCCGTCACTCCTGTCAATTCTCCCGAAAGAAAGCCTCCCGCCTGAGGCAACAGTAGTCTCGGCCGGTGAAGCATGCCCGTGGGATATTGCAGAAAAATTCTCTAATAGGGAGAAATTCTTTAATGCTTATGGCCCTACTGAAGTTACAGTATGCTGCTGCTGGAATGAGTATAATAATCCGGAAGCTGCAGGTTCAGCCTCAAATTCCCAATCATTAACTTTCCCGGTCGGAAAACCTTTTCCAAATGTCAGGATTTATATACTCGACCGCTTTATGAACCCCGTTCCTCAGGGCGTTATGGGTGAAATTTTTGTCTCTGGTCCCGGCCTGGCAAGAGGGTACCTGGGGCGGCCTGATATGACGGCGGAAAAGTTTGTCCCCGACCCTTATTCCTCGCAGCAAGGTATGCGCCTTTATAAAACAGGGGATATGGGTAGATACCTCCCTGACGGGAAGATTGAATTTTTAGGAAGAAACGACAGCCAGGTTAAAATCAGGGGCTTTAGAATAGAACTCCATGAAATTGAAGCGGCTTTAATGAGCCTGGATGAAATCCGGAATGCCGTTGTCCTCGCAAAGGAAAGTAGGTCCGGCGAAAAATTTCTCTCGGCGTACCTGATATGCCGGGAAGAAAATCGTTATACCAATTCCGGGATCAGGGCACTCCTCTCCCAAAAGCTGCCTGACTATATGCTTCCTTCCGAATATAACTTCCTGGATGCATTCCCGCTTACGGCAAATGGAAAGATCGACAGGCAGGGGTTACTTAAGGTATCTCCTGACAACAAAACTTTTGAAGCACGGAAAAAACCGCTGAACCGTCTCGAAGAACTGCTTAGAATGATCTGGGCTGAGGTTCTGGACCTGCCGGATGTGGATACCGAAAGTAACTTCTTCGACCTTGGGGGACATTCACTGAAAGCTGCCAGGATCATTTCACGCATAAGGAAAGTAATTGGAGCTGACATATCACTTAGGGAGCTGTTCAATAATCCTACTATCAGCCTGCTGGCAGAGGTCATTGAAAAAAGCAGTGATGCCGCAGTAAAAAACCACCAGGAAGCACAAATAGAAAAGTCAAAGAAGAGGAAAACTAACAGTAAAAAGTTCGAGCTTTCCTTTGCACAGAAAAGATTGTGGTTCCTTGAAGAGATGGCTCCCGGCGAGGTCATTTTCAACCTTCCTCTTGCTCTTCGCCTTGAAGGAGAAATAAACATAGAGGCATTTAAGGCAAGCCTGCTGGAAATTGTAAAACGCCATGAATCCCTTAGAACAGTTTTCCTCTCGGCCAATGGTCAGCCGTTCCAGATGGTAAGAGACGTGGAAGATATCGGCCTTAAGTACATGGACCTTTCACATATGGAAAAATCTCTGGCAGAACTTGAACTGCAGAAAATTGCCTCAACTGAACTGAATAAGAGATTTATGATCTCAGAAGAGTTTTCTTTCAGGTTCATTCTGGTAAAAATTGCTGGGAAAGAAAACGTTCTCTTGACTATAATGCACCATATTATTACCGACGGATGGTCCATGACCATTTTTATACAGGAGCTCATTCATTTCTATAAATCCTTTACCGGGCAAAACGTCTTGCCTTTGCCTGAACTGCCCCTTCAGTATGCCGACTATGCAGAATGGCAAAGGGAATGGTTTACAGATGAAGTGGCACGCGGGCAGCTAGAGTACTGGAAAAATGAGCTCGAAGGAATAAAACCTCTCCTGGAACTGCCGACGGATTTTCCCAGAGCTAAGGTCCAGTCTTTTAACGGGGCGGCTGAAAAGTTCATTATCAATAGAAGACTGGAACAAAAATTGCGTGACTTCTGCATGAGAGAATCTGTCACTCCCTATATTGCACTCCTTTCGGTTTTCCAGATTCTGCTTGCACGCCTTTGCGATTCAACAGATATTGTGGTGGGTTCTCCCGTTGCCAACAGAACAAGGCATGAAACTGAAAAGCTGATCGGTTTCTTCGTGAACACCGTGGTCATGAGGGCTGCTTTTAATGGCAAAACTGGCTTCCGGGACGCGGTAAGCAATAACAGAACGAAGGTTCTGGGTGCCTTTGCTCATCAGGACCTGCCTTTTGAACAGCTTGTCGAAAAGCTGCAGCCCGGGCGCAGCCTGAGCTATGCCCCGGTATTCCAGGCTGCCTTCGTATTCCAGAATTTTGCATCCTCAAAGTATGAACTGCCCGGACTTAAGGCTGAATTGCTCGAAATCGAAAGCGCCAGAACCGAATATGATCTGACGCTGACAATTTCTGAAGAGTACGACGGTGAACTCACTGCATACTGGGAATATAATACCGGTCTTTTTAAGAAAAGTACAGCACTTAGAATGATAGGGTATTTTAATACACTTCTTGAAAACCTGCTCGAAAACCCGGAGAAAAGCATTTGGGATATCCCCATCCTTTCTGCTGTAGAATCCTACTATATGCTCAAGGAATGGAACTCAAACAAGAACAGCATTCCATACGACTGCTGCATAAACCACGTATTTGAAAAAACTGCTTCAAAGTACGCTGAAAAAATTGCTGTTACTTATTCAGACATTGTGGATTCCCGCATCACTACAGCCGGAATTACATATAAGGAACTAAATGAAAGGGCAAACCGCCTGGCAAACTATCTCAGAAGAAAAGGGCTGAAAATTGAAGACAACGTGGCTATTTCTTTGCCGCGCTCTGTCAGCCTGGTAGTTGCAATCCTGGCTGTGCTTAAGGCGGGCGGCGTGTTTATTCCTCTTGACCCGACTTACCCCAAAGAGCGCCTTGCCTTTATGCTTGAGGACTCAAGAACAAAATACCTGATTACAACAGAAGAAATTGCACTGGAACAATACACCGCGTTCAAAGGAAACATAATTGAACCGGACAGAGAAGAAGCCTTAATCAGTTCCGAAAACACTAAAAACCCCGGGACTAAACTGTTCCCCGATAACCTGGTCTATATAATCTATACCTCAGGCTCCACGGGCAGGCCTAAAGGCGCAATGCTCTCACATAAGGGGCTCTGCAACCTTTGGATCTTTCAGCATGTACTGGGAGTTAACCGCTATTCCAGGGTACTTCAGTTCGCTTCTTCCAGCTTCGATGCCTCTATATGGGAACTTGTAATGGCCCTCTTAAGCGGGGCAAGATTGGATTTGATTCCGCAGGCACTGGTTTCCTCACCGGAAGATATTGCAAAAGTAATAAAAACAATTGGTACCACAATTGTCACCTTGCCTCCCTCAATAATGGCCAGGCTCCCTGAGAAAAATGAAAAAGGGGAGAATCTGCTCTCAGGCATTAAAACACTAATTACGGCAGGCGAAAAAATTCCCGTGGAACTCGCCAACTACTTCTCAGGGCGCGTCAGACTGATCAATGGCTACGGGCCTACAGAAACAACCGTATGCTCCACACTTCATCACTGCAACGAAAAATATAACTATATCGTCCCTATCGGGCGCCCGATCTATAACTGTGAAGTGTATGTCCTCGATAGCCATATGAACCCCGTTCCCGTCGGCGTCCCGGGCGAACTCTATATAGGCGGAGTAGGCTTGAGCCGGGGCTATATTTTTAATCCCGGACTTACTGCCGCTAAGTTTGTACCGAATCCTTTTTCCCCATCCAAAACTGGCGCACGGCTCTATAAAAGCGGCGACCTCGTAAAATATAATGAAAACGGCATCCTGGAATTTATTGGCAGAATTGACTCCCAGGTTAAAATCCATGGCCTCAGAATTGAACTGGGGGAAATTGAGGCTGTTATGCTTGAACATCCAAATATTCTCCAGGCGGCTGTAAGGCTGTTTGAAAATAACTCCAGCGAGGGCCAGCTTGCAGGCTACCTCGTCCCCAGGAACAAAGAGGCTGTCCCGGCAAATGAATTAAGAAAATTCTTGAGGAGAAAACTGCCCGAATATATGGTCCCCTCAATATTTATTGCCTTGCCTGAATTCCCCCTTACTAAAAGCAGGAAAATAGATTACAGGGCACTGCCTTCACCTGATTCGGCAAACATAACGTGTGAGGACACATACGTCGGGCCTCAGACAGAAACTGAAAGGAAACTTGCTGAAATTGCCGTGCAGCTTCTTAATATCGACAGGATCGGCATCCACGACAACTTCTTCGAACGTGGCGGGCATTCACTCCTTGTTACCAGATTCGTTTCAATGATCAGGGATGAATTAAATGCCGATATCCCATTGCGCGCAATTTTTGAAAATCCTACGATTTCGGAAATCTCCACGCTTATTTCTCAGCAGAATATAAATGAAGCACATGAAAAAGTGCAGAAAACTTCCAGAGGAGAAGAGTCAATCCTGGATCTTATCAGGGAAATTGAAAATCTGCCGGAAAATAATGGAGAGGAACTGCTGGGTGAAAGGGAGTAG